A window of Myxococcus fulvus genomic DNA:
GGATGTGGGTCCGAGACACGAAATCAGGCGATTCAGTCCGCTCTTCCTGCACATCTGCGCAATTCCTGCATTTTCACGCGGTGTGCGGGAGTGAGAAATCGCAACCGCGTTGACACGCACCGCGCGCACTTCCAGCATCGGGGGTCATGGTGACCGTCCCCTCTGCTGGAAAGCGCCTCGCGGGTCTCGTACTCGCCTCTCTTCTCTTCTCGTTGATCGCATCCTCATGTGGAGGCGGTGGTGGTGATGGCAAGCCGGATGGTGGTGGAGGCAATGACGACGCCGGCCCCAACCTCCCGTGTGACGGCGGCACGTGTCCCGTCGAGAACTGCGGCAACGGCACCCTCCAGTCCGGGGAGACGTGCGACGACGGCAACCAGGTGAGCGCCGACGGGTGCTCGGCCGCGTGCCTCCAGGAGGAGGGCTGGGCGTGCACCACGCCGGGCGAGCCGTGCGTGAAGGTGGTCGGCTGCGGCAACGGCAAGGTGGAGGCGGGCGAGCAGTGTGATGACCGCAACGTGTCCGGCGGCGACGGCTGCAGCGCGACGTGCACCGTGGAGCAGGGTTGGAACTGCCCGTCGGCGGGTGGCCGCTGCCACGCCGCGCAGTGCAACGACGGATTCAAGGTGGGCGAGGAGGAGTGCGAGGACGGCAACATCGCCAACGGTGATGGTTGCACCGCCGAGTGCCGCCTGGAGGAGGGCTGGAAGTGCCCGACGGTGGGCGCGGCCTGCACGAAGACGACCTGCGGCGACAACATCGTCGAGGGCACCGAGGAGTGCGACGACGGCAACAAGGACATGGGCGATGGCTGCTCGGCGGCGTGCAAGCGCGAGCCGCGGTGCACCAATGGCCAGTGCCAGGCGACGTGCGGCGACGGCATCATCCTGCCCAACGACACCTCCGAGGAGTGCGACGACGGCAACGCCCGCTCGGGTGATGGCTGCTCGGCCACGTGCAAGCTGGAGACGGGCTACGTGTGCCAGGTGGTCCAGACGGATCCTCCGGCCGCGCTCGACCTGTCCGCCGTCTTCCGCGACTTCCGCGGGTATGACCTGCAGGCGGATGGCGCGCTGCCGCGCGGTCACATCGACTTCGAGAACGGGAACGCCGGCGAGCGCGGCATCGTGAAGCCGCAGCTGGCCACGACGCTGGAGGGGATTTCGGGCAGGACGTTCCCGGGCGGCAAGCCCGAGTACGCCAAGACGGGCCAGCCGTCCGATACCACCCACGGCGCGGCCGCCTTCCACCAGTGGTACACGGACCACGCGAACATCAACAAGACCATCGTCGGGACGCTCAAGCTCAACCGCCAGGCCGCCAATGGCTCGTACGTGTTCGACAGCAACCGGTTCTTCCCGCTGACGAGCCACCCGGACAGCTGGGTGGCCGCGGGCAAGGAGCCGCTGCGCGCCGACAACGGTCAGCCCTCCCAGCAGCACAACTTCAGCTTCACCAGCGAGGTCCGCTACTGGTTCCAGTACAAGGGCACCGAGGTGCTGGTGTTCCGCGGTGACGACGATGTGTGGGTGTTCATCAACGGCAAGCTCGCGCTGGACCTGGGCGGCGTCCACGGTCCCGAGACGGGCACCGTCACCGTGTCCCAGCAGGCCGCCGCCCTGGGCCTGACGGTGGGTGGCATCTACGAGGTCGTGGTGTTCCAGGCCGAGCGGCACACCTCCGGCTCGTCGTACCGGCTGACGCTCAACAACTTCGAGACCCGTCGCACGGTGTGCAACGCCACGTGCGGCAACGGCGAGGTGGACGAGGGCGAGGAGTGCGACGACTTCGTCAACGCCGGTGGCTACGGCAAGTGCGCGCCCGGCTGCGTCTGGGGCCCGCGCTGCGGCGACGGCATCCCGCAGACGGCCGCGCCGGCCAACGAGGAGTGCGACGACGGCAACACCACCAGCGGCGACGGCTGCAGCGCCACGTGCAAGTCGGAGATCGGCTGAGTCGTCCGACGTGACGGGCCGCTCCGGGCTTGAGTGCCCCGGGGCGGCTCACCGCCTCGCGGGGAGCTCCCGCGAGGCCCCGTCGCCGGGTGCGAGTCGTCCCTGGGGCCCTGGGGCCGGGATGACCGCGACGCCCGGTGGGGAAGCAGGCAGGCCCGTGCTCCCAAGTGGGATGCTCACGCGAGGCCGTCTGGTATCTTCGCGCCCGACTTCATGGCGCCCTCCGTCCTCCTTCGTCTGTTGCCGCTGCTGTCGCTGGTGCTGGCCGTCCCGGCCGGGGCCGCGAGCACGCGGAGCACACCGCCTCCCGCCGACGAGGTGATGGGCGTGCTGCGGCGGGTGGAGACGGCGCGGGTGCGTGGGACGCTGCGCGTGCTCGACAGCGAGTTCGAGGAGCTGACGCGCGCCCAGCCCAAGAGCGTGATGCCGCGCGTGTACCGCGCCTGGCTCGCGTTCCCCGCGGACACCAGCTGGAACGAGCTCAAGGCCCTGTCCTCGCTGGAGCCGGAGAACCCCTGGCCGCACCTGGGCATGGGGCTCATCTACATCCGCTGGGGGCTCCTGTCGGAGGCGCGCGCGCCGCTGGCCGCCGCCCGGCGCGTGTCCCCCGACTTCGCGCCCGCCCTGTGGGGTGAGGGGCTGCTGCTCCAGGCGGAGGGCAAGCCCGCCGAGGCCGAGGCGCGGCTGCGCGAGTCGCTCTCCAAGCTGGATGCGCCCCAGGCGCGCACGGCGCTGGGGTTGCTGCTCGCCTCGAGCCCGGGACGCGAGGCCGAGGCCCGCGCGGAGCTGACGCGCTCGGTGGAGGCGTGGCCGGAGCAGCCCGAGGCCCTGCGCAAGCTCGCCTCGCTGGCCCAGGCGGCCAAGGACGTGCGCGCCGCCGCGACGGCGGGCGAGAAGCTGGTCGCGCTCAAGCCCGCGGACCGCGAGGCGCATCGGCTCCAGGCGGAGCTGTGGCTGTCCGCGTCGGAGAAGGACAAGGCCGCGCGCTCGCTGGAGCGCTACGTGGAGCTGGGCGGCGCGGACGTGGCGCCCCTGGCGCTGCGCGCGCGCGTGTACGCGGAGCTGGGGCGCGCGGCGGACGAGGAGAAGGCGCTCCTGCGGCTCATCGAGGTGGAGCTCAAGGACCCCGAGCCCCTCTTGCGCCTGTCCGAGCTGACAGCGGCGCGCGGGGACGCGGCCGCGAGCGAGGCCTTCCTGGTGAGCGCCTCCGAGCGGGCGCCGGCGCGCTCGGACATCCACGTGCGCCGCGCGCGGCTGTGTCTCAAGCAGGAGCGCTTCCAGGATGCCCTGGTGTCCTACCGCGCCGCGCTCGCCGCTCCGGAGCGCAAGGTGCCCGAGGCCGAGGCGGAGACGGCCGAGCTGGTGCGGCGCTTCCGGCTGCCCGCGACGCCCGCCAAGGGGGTGCCGGATAAAATCTACGCCCGCGTGTCCCTGGGCCTGGTCGCCATCTACATGGAGCGGCTCAAGGAGTCACCGGAGCTCAAGGGCAACCTGAAGCTCCAGGTGCAGGTGGACGAGACGGGCAAGGCCACGCAGGTGAAGGTCCTCTACGACAGCCTGGAGGACCCGCTCGTCGCCGGCCACGCCTACTTCGCCTTCCTGGACGCGCAGTACCCGCCCGCGAAGGACGAGCCCATCTTCCAGTACGTCTTCCGGCCGCCGAAGTAGCCGCCGGAAGACGCGTGCCTGGACTCAGGGCATCCCTCATTCGTTGTCGTGGTTCACGCCGCTGCCGCCGTAGCCCTGGGAGCCGTTGCGGGCCTTCTCGAAGTCGGCGCGGGCCTGGCGCTCCTCACCCAGGCGCACGTCCACCTGACGCTGGGCCTCCTCCGTCTTGCGCTGGGCCTCGGCCACCGCGCTGGTGAACTCGGCGTCGGACATCTCCTTGGCGCGCACGTCATCGCTGTTCTTCAGTGCCTGCAGCTCCGCCTGGCGCAGGTGCGCGTCGGACAGCTCCAGCTCCGCCTGGCGCAAGTCCTTGCGGGCCTTCTGCGTCTCCACGGCGCGCTGGCGCCACGCCGTCTGGGCGCGGGCCGCCTGGAGCTTCGACTCGGTGGTCCTCAACTCCCGCTGGGCCTGGGTGATGTTGGATTGCTGACCGGTGGCGCGGGCGGCCTCGAGCGCCGTCTGGTTCGCCTCGTGGGAGAGCTTGGCCGCCTCCTCGTTGCGCCGGGAGACCTCCACCGCGCGCTCGGCGTCCTTCACCGCCACGTCGGCGCGGGTGACCTCGTCCTGGGCCTTGGTGCGCTCGGACTGGGCGTTGCGGACGTCGCCGAGCTGGCTCTCGGGGACGCGCGCCAGCCAGGA
This region includes:
- a CDS encoding DUF4215 domain-containing protein, translating into MVTVPSAGKRLAGLVLASLLFSLIASSCGGGGGDGKPDGGGGNDDAGPNLPCDGGTCPVENCGNGTLQSGETCDDGNQVSADGCSAACLQEEGWACTTPGEPCVKVVGCGNGKVEAGEQCDDRNVSGGDGCSATCTVEQGWNCPSAGGRCHAAQCNDGFKVGEEECEDGNIANGDGCTAECRLEEGWKCPTVGAACTKTTCGDNIVEGTEECDDGNKDMGDGCSAACKREPRCTNGQCQATCGDGIILPNDTSEECDDGNARSGDGCSATCKLETGYVCQVVQTDPPAALDLSAVFRDFRGYDLQADGALPRGHIDFENGNAGERGIVKPQLATTLEGISGRTFPGGKPEYAKTGQPSDTTHGAAAFHQWYTDHANINKTIVGTLKLNRQAANGSYVFDSNRFFPLTSHPDSWVAAGKEPLRADNGQPSQQHNFSFTSEVRYWFQYKGTEVLVFRGDDDVWVFINGKLALDLGGVHGPETGTVTVSQQAAALGLTVGGIYEVVVFQAERHTSGSSYRLTLNNFETRRTVCNATCGNGEVDEGEECDDFVNAGGYGKCAPGCVWGPRCGDGIPQTAAPANEECDDGNTTSGDGCSATCKSEIG